A genomic window from Candidatus Pelagisphaera phototrophica includes:
- a CDS encoding homocitrate synthase/isopropylmalate synthase family protein, producing MIENRKHYKEDKYWVSPYNFHPEVTGELNLPEKVEIHDATLRDGEQTPGLVFSVEEKVAIAKKLDEVGIDRIEAGMPAVSPQDFEAIKQISALGLKAKIYTFARAMTADIDKAVECGADGVIIEVPIGYPKLKYQFNWTWEDVLKKSADVINYAKTKGLHAVFFPYDTTRAREDDLTNLLTGIMNESEPDSIGVVDTMGCATPEAIKYLVRKVADLTNLPVEIHTHNDFGTGVATELAAVTVGASCVHSCVGGLGERTGNAALEELILCLELLYGYDTKYELAKLPELGELLANITGIPYALNKPILGERNFTRESGIGVNLVVEKPLAMFGTHPALTGRTGDIVLGKKSGKASITYKLDELGIEGVSDEQITELLAEVKKAGIAKKGILTDDEFRRILAGVTQSDSA from the coding sequence ATGATTGAAAACCGCAAGCATTACAAAGAAGACAAGTATTGGGTAAGCCCATACAATTTTCATCCGGAAGTCACTGGTGAATTAAATCTGCCAGAGAAGGTCGAAATCCATGATGCGACGCTACGAGATGGCGAACAAACACCTGGCCTTGTCTTTTCTGTCGAAGAAAAAGTTGCGATTGCAAAAAAATTAGACGAGGTCGGCATCGATCGAATCGAGGCCGGAATGCCAGCGGTTTCGCCGCAAGACTTTGAAGCGATCAAGCAAATCTCGGCTCTCGGGCTTAAAGCTAAAATTTATACGTTCGCTCGTGCTATGACAGCGGACATCGACAAAGCGGTCGAATGCGGAGCAGACGGTGTGATCATTGAAGTACCGATTGGTTACCCTAAACTGAAATACCAATTTAATTGGACTTGGGAGGACGTTCTCAAAAAGAGCGCAGATGTGATCAACTACGCCAAAACTAAAGGGCTCCACGCTGTCTTCTTTCCCTATGACACTACGCGGGCGCGCGAGGACGATTTAACCAATTTGCTCACCGGCATCATGAACGAGTCAGAACCTGATTCGATCGGTGTAGTGGACACGATGGGCTGTGCAACCCCTGAAGCGATCAAGTATCTAGTTCGAAAGGTCGCTGATCTGACTAACCTTCCAGTCGAAATTCACACGCACAACGATTTTGGAACGGGAGTAGCAACCGAGTTGGCAGCCGTCACGGTCGGCGCATCTTGTGTTCACAGCTGCGTCGGTGGGCTCGGTGAACGAACCGGCAATGCGGCTCTCGAGGAGTTGATTCTCTGTCTCGAGCTACTCTATGGCTACGACACCAAATACGAACTCGCTAAACTGCCCGAGCTTGGCGAATTGCTGGCCAACATAACCGGCATTCCCTACGCTTTGAATAAGCCGATTCTGGGAGAACGAAATTTCACCCGCGAGTCTGGTATCGGCGTTAACTTGGTAGTCGAGAAGCCCCTTGCCATGTTTGGGACGCATCCAGCCCTAACTGGGCGTACAGGCGACATCGTACTTGGCAAGAAAAGCGGAAAGGCATCAATAACCTACAAACTTGATGAGCTCGGAATTGAAGGTGTCAGCGATGAGCAGATAACCGAATTGCTAGCTGAGGTCAAAAAAGCGGGGATTGCTAAAAAGGGCATACTTACCGATGATGAGTTCCGGAGAATCCTGGCGGGTGTCACTCAGTCTGATTCTGCGTAA
- a CDS encoding malonic semialdehyde reductase, producing the protein MSKSNPQAEAVANLKNRIQRLDNDGLDLIFREARSFKKWQNREVESSVLHELYDIMKWGPTSQNSNPGRIVFLRSEDAKDRAIPALHEGNIPKVKTSPVLAIIAYDKQFFEYLPQLFPAKDTSPLYRANPAKAESTAFRNSSLQGAYFMLAARALGLDVNGISGFHNEIIDSEFFSDGRYKSNFLCCLGYGEIEGLHPRGPRLDFEEACEIL; encoded by the coding sequence ATGTCGAAAAGCAATCCTCAAGCGGAAGCGGTCGCTAATTTGAAAAACCGTATCCAAAGACTAGATAATGATGGTCTTGATCTAATATTTCGAGAGGCCCGGTCCTTCAAGAAATGGCAGAATCGAGAAGTAGAATCCTCGGTCCTTCATGAGCTTTACGATATCATGAAGTGGGGGCCCACCTCTCAAAATTCCAACCCTGGGCGGATCGTTTTCCTGAGAAGCGAGGACGCGAAAGACCGAGCCATCCCTGCTTTGCACGAGGGGAATATCCCGAAGGTCAAGACATCACCCGTGTTGGCGATCATCGCATACGACAAACAGTTCTTCGAATATTTACCTCAATTATTCCCAGCGAAAGACACCAGCCCCCTTTATCGGGCCAATCCCGCCAAAGCCGAATCCACGGCTTTCCGCAACAGCTCGCTCCAAGGTGCCTATTTTATGCTAGCCGCCCGAGCCCTTGGTCTCGACGTCAATGGCATTTCAGGATTTCACAACGAGATTATCGATAGCGAGTTCTTTTCTGACGGACGCTACAAATCGAATTTTCTCTGCTGCCTAGGCTACGGCGAAATCGAGGGGCTACATCCTCGAGGTCCACGTCTGGATTTTGAAGAGGCTTGTGAGATTCTATAG
- a CDS encoding arylsulfatase, with amino-acid sequence MNKQYLVWALTCPFVFFLVACGDGKTGETVSDFSRPNILFILADDLGYTDLGVYGGEIETPNLDRLAKAGLILTDFHNQAVCAPTRASILAGTDNRNAGGAMHQTPNQVGVPGYESHLSLDVVPFPDLLRQSGYTTYFFGKWHLGSEPEHLPSARGFDRSYALMEGFASHFHDRGRFRPDQLGTYYEDGKLVEKLPEDFFSTDFYTDLLIDYLDKDAESGKPWFAYLAYPAPHWPLQAPDEYIDKYKGVYDEGYEVLREKRIARGKKLGVIPQEAVMYPRYQSVPAWTDLAVEEKAIASREMEIYAAMVDGIDQNVGRLLNHLKAIGEYDDTLIIFISDNGAEGVDRGGPARGWDNSLENMGRINSYLYYGERWAQAGVGVGRYHKALTSEGGSLGPAIIYNKDMTKKGQMNDEFMSVVDFYPTFVELAGGSHFKTGSNGKAIHEIQGYSLLPVLFGDADSVRPDDFTYGWEVFGHRALRKGDYKLLWLTSKPTEPGQVVPELADQWGLYDLSVDPGETNDLSESKPEIRADLLKEWDDYVARNGIVLPVGRPAPPPGRGPRGGARN; translated from the coding sequence ATGAATAAACAGTACCTAGTCTGGGCACTTACCTGCCCGTTCGTTTTCTTTCTCGTTGCGTGTGGTGACGGCAAAACTGGGGAAACTGTCTCCGATTTCTCTAGGCCGAATATTCTGTTCATCTTAGCAGATGACCTTGGATACACTGATCTGGGCGTATATGGCGGGGAGATAGAAACTCCAAATTTGGATCGGTTAGCCAAAGCCGGCCTGATACTCACCGACTTTCACAATCAAGCGGTATGCGCACCCACTCGAGCATCCATCCTGGCCGGAACTGACAACCGAAATGCCGGTGGCGCCATGCATCAAACACCGAATCAGGTAGGCGTTCCAGGTTACGAGTCTCATTTGAGCCTCGATGTCGTACCTTTTCCAGACCTGCTTCGCCAAAGTGGTTATACCACGTACTTTTTTGGTAAATGGCATTTGGGCAGCGAGCCCGAGCATCTACCATCCGCCCGCGGTTTCGACCGCTCCTATGCACTCATGGAAGGCTTCGCCAGCCATTTTCATGATAGGGGTCGTTTCAGGCCCGACCAGCTTGGGACTTACTACGAGGACGGAAAGTTGGTTGAGAAACTACCGGAAGATTTTTTCTCCACCGACTTTTATACGGATCTTTTGATCGATTATCTGGACAAGGACGCGGAAAGTGGAAAGCCCTGGTTTGCCTATTTGGCTTACCCCGCACCGCATTGGCCCTTACAAGCACCCGACGAATACATCGACAAATACAAAGGAGTTTATGACGAAGGTTATGAGGTGCTGCGGGAAAAGCGCATTGCCCGCGGTAAAAAACTCGGTGTTATTCCGCAGGAAGCGGTGATGTATCCACGTTATCAATCGGTCCCGGCATGGACTGATCTTGCCGTAGAGGAAAAAGCTATCGCTTCCAGAGAAATGGAAATCTATGCGGCCATGGTTGATGGTATAGACCAGAACGTGGGACGACTTTTGAACCACCTGAAAGCTATCGGCGAATACGATGATACACTTATCATTTTTATCTCAGACAACGGTGCTGAGGGCGTAGATCGAGGAGGACCTGCGCGGGGCTGGGATAACAGTTTAGAAAATATGGGGCGTATCAACTCGTACCTATACTACGGAGAACGGTGGGCTCAAGCCGGCGTAGGGGTTGGACGTTACCACAAAGCTTTAACTTCAGAAGGCGGATCGCTTGGCCCGGCAATCATTTACAATAAAGACATGACCAAGAAGGGACAGATGAACGATGAGTTTATGTCTGTAGTCGATTTCTACCCAACCTTTGTGGAATTGGCAGGTGGCAGTCATTTTAAGACAGGGAGCAATGGAAAGGCCATTCATGAGATTCAGGGGTATTCCCTGTTGCCCGTTTTGTTTGGCGATGCCGACTCAGTCCGTCCGGACGACTTTACTTATGGCTGGGAAGTCTTTGGCCATCGAGCTCTCCGCAAAGGGGATTACAAACTGCTTTGGTTAACATCAAAGCCGACAGAGCCAGGACAAGTAGTGCCGGAACTGGCCGATCAATGGGGTCTCTATGACCTTTCCGTTGACCCTGGTGAAACGAATGATCTCTCCGAATCTAAGCCAGAAATTAGAGCAGACCTTTTGAAAGAATGGGATGACTATGTGGCGAGGAATGGAATCGTTCTGCCTGTTGGCCGACCTGCACCTCCCCCTGGAAGGGGTCCTCGGGGTGGAGCTAGAAACTGA
- a CDS encoding DUF6152 family protein, with protein MARTIKKSFMACMLASLCSIVLLPPTTMAHHGVSGQFDLEQVLTVTGVVNRVRFVNPHAYVYFMVTNAQGEEEQWRCELRSGSLLKRKGWTTDMFAIGSTIKIFGSPDRRDPKTVYTETITFEDGTVIARYDALDDSGNTIAGERELTREDGTPNLAGNWSEPVRNSPPPQGPRPRSAPPEGINLANDGSPQRVDFPPPTGNQARAGGPGGGRPEGGRPGGGRPGGGNRPPQYALTDIARAEAGNFTADQNPRFNCEPTNIIFDYAFDQMLNKIDQTGSAIVFSYGFMDLVRVIHLIGDFPDEIEPSVAGYSIGKWEEDTLVVHTKGFKPGFLQAPGGRARGAVRHGDQMEITERFTMSEDGNELTREYTVVDPVYLAKPYSHRNSSLYTTDPFIPYECEELKDDRQQ; from the coding sequence ATGGCTAGGACTATCAAAAAATCATTCATGGCCTGCATGCTTGCATCGCTGTGCAGTATTGTACTTTTACCCCCGACCACCATGGCGCACCACGGTGTCAGCGGGCAATTTGACCTAGAGCAGGTTTTGACGGTGACCGGAGTCGTGAACCGCGTTCGCTTCGTAAATCCACATGCTTACGTCTATTTCATGGTCACCAACGCTCAAGGTGAAGAAGAACAATGGCGATGCGAATTGCGCTCAGGCAGCTTGCTCAAACGCAAAGGCTGGACCACGGACATGTTTGCAATCGGTTCGACCATCAAGATATTTGGATCACCGGACCGAAGGGATCCCAAGACAGTCTATACCGAGACTATCACATTTGAGGACGGCACGGTAATCGCCCGCTATGATGCGTTGGACGATTCCGGAAATACAATTGCGGGCGAGCGGGAGCTCACACGTGAAGATGGTACACCGAATCTGGCAGGGAACTGGTCTGAACCGGTAAGAAACAGTCCTCCCCCCCAGGGCCCACGCCCGAGATCGGCCCCGCCCGAAGGCATTAATCTCGCAAACGACGGCTCTCCCCAACGAGTAGACTTTCCACCCCCTACAGGAAACCAAGCGAGAGCCGGTGGCCCAGGAGGCGGACGGCCAGAGGGTGGACGACCTGGAGGCGGACGACCAGGAGGTGGCAATCGTCCGCCGCAGTATGCACTAACGGATATCGCGCGTGCGGAAGCTGGGAACTTTACTGCAGACCAAAATCCTCGATTCAACTGTGAACCTACCAACATCATATTTGACTACGCTTTTGATCAGATGTTGAACAAAATCGATCAAACCGGATCTGCGATTGTGTTCTCTTACGGCTTTATGGATCTGGTACGCGTCATTCACCTTATCGGAGACTTCCCCGATGAAATTGAACCCAGCGTAGCCGGCTACTCTATCGGCAAATGGGAGGAAGATACATTGGTCGTTCATACAAAAGGCTTTAAACCAGGTTTTCTTCAGGCCCCGGGAGGGCGGGCTAGAGGAGCTGTCCGACACGGTGACCAAATGGAGATCACCGAGCGCTTTACCATGAGTGAGGACGGCAATGAACTCACCCGTGAATACACCGTGGTAGACCCTGTCTATTTGGCTAAACCCTATTCGCACAGAAATTCGTCATTGTATACGACCGACCCTTTTATTCCGTACGAATGCGAAGAGTTGAAGGACGATAGGCAGCAGTAA
- a CDS encoding DUF6152 family protein, whose protein sequence is MTHKRNLIIGMLASLISIVILPSNAVAHHGITGQFDLEQVLRVKGVVNRVRFVNPHAYVYFKVKNDQGDEEQWRCELRSGSLLKRKGWSVDMFAIGSTIEIFGSPDRRDPKTVYTETITFEDGTVVARYQALDDSGNVILGERELKREDGTPNLAGNWSEPVRDGPPPRDPTPRSEGPPPELSLTIDGSPQRIEILPPVGIQGVPGIGSGRPRPPLYAPTEIGHAEASKYSGEDNPRFNCEPTNILFDYAFDQMMNKIEQTGSTIVITYGFMDLLRTIHLIGDFPENIEPNVAGYSVGKWEGDTLVVHTKGFKPGFLQAPRGARAGVRHGNQMVITERFNMSEDGMELKREYTVVDPVYLAEPYSGSNSSLYTTEKFIPYECEELKDETQ, encoded by the coding sequence ATGACCCATAAAAGAAATCTGATCATCGGCATGCTTGCATCTTTGATCAGCATTGTCATCCTACCCTCTAACGCCGTAGCTCACCACGGTATTACTGGACAGTTCGACCTTGAACAAGTGCTGAGAGTGAAGGGTGTCGTGAATCGTGTTCGATTTGTGAACCCACATGCTTATGTCTATTTCAAGGTCAAGAATGACCAGGGCGATGAAGAGCAATGGCGTTGCGAATTGCGCTCTGGGAGCTTGCTCAAACGCAAAGGTTGGTCTGTCGACATGTTTGCCATTGGCAGCACAATCGAGATATTTGGATCACCAGATCGTCGCGATCCTAAAACGGTCTATACCGAGACCATTACCTTTGAAGATGGTACGGTAGTCGCTCGCTATCAGGCATTAGACGATTCAGGAAATGTCATCCTTGGAGAGCGTGAACTCAAACGTGAGGATGGAACCCCAAATTTGGCTGGAAATTGGTCAGAGCCAGTGCGAGACGGCCCGCCACCGCGAGATCCCACACCAAGGTCCGAGGGCCCGCCACCGGAGCTGAGTCTCACAATTGACGGATCCCCACAACGAATAGAGATTCTTCCACCCGTGGGAATTCAAGGAGTGCCGGGGATTGGAAGTGGTAGGCCGCGACCACCACTGTATGCTCCAACAGAAATTGGGCACGCCGAAGCCAGCAAATATTCAGGAGAGGACAATCCACGATTCAATTGCGAGCCAACCAACATCCTCTTTGATTACGCTTTTGATCAGATGATGAACAAGATCGAGCAAACGGGTTCCACGATTGTCATCACCTATGGGTTTATGGATCTGTTGCGCACCATCCATTTAATTGGAGATTTCCCGGAAAACATCGAACCCAATGTTGCCGGGTACTCCGTTGGCAAATGGGAAGGTGACACCTTGGTCGTCCACACAAAAGGCTTTAAGCCAGGTTTTCTTCAAGCCCCTAGAGGGGCCAGAGCCGGCGTCCGGCACGGTAACCAAATGGTAATTACAGAACGATTCAACATGAGTGAGGATGGCATGGAGTTGAAACGTGAATATACGG